A stretch of DNA from Cryptomeria japonica chromosome 4, Sugi_1.0, whole genome shotgun sequence:
AGTTTTTAAATAAAGATAAACATGTGGATTTTAATAGTTTTTCATCTCTTCTGTTATTAAAAAAATCTGTGAGTTTTGCGTACTGTCCTATGTCAGTGGGCCAGTCTGAAATTCAATGATCCAATTTGAAAATTAACTATTCCAATTACTTATTAACCATTAAAAAATCTGACGACAATATCAACCTACTACTTTTTGCCATACAGACCGTTTTAAGTAGTTAAAACTCTAATGAACAAATCTTAGAGGCTTTAAACCAATGACTAATTGGATCTTTGGAAATGTAGATTATTGAATTGACAGGCCACTTATGCATTGAAATGATGATATTGATGCGATGGAGACCCATTATCTGTTTAAGTGGTGGTGCACTAGTCTCTTTGTTTTACCCTTTACTTTTTCCAAAAAGACATAAGACACTATTAATTCTATTTTAATAGAAATCTTATCCCCATCCTCTAAATCCCATGCAGATAGAACATCTAGAAACCCTCTGATTTAGCCTTATAAATTAGCATACATAATTGGTTTAACTACTCCCCTTGAATTAAACAAGCATAAAACGTGAGGTGCAGACTCCTTTAGTTATGTTTCCCTGTCATTGGCAGTGATGATTCCCTATAAATGTtaagaataagaataagaatacTCAATAATGTAGATGTCATTACAAGAGCAGCGACTGAGATGACGATTGGTACAAGTAGAATTactgttatgttgtcatattatgtgtTGCCCATAATCATGATAACCATTATTTGCATTGCTGGAGAAATGGGGAGAGGaatttttaaaattgaaggaatgagctatattgTCATCTACAATGTTGGGAATAATACATTTTGTGATTATTTTAGTGATAATGAGAGAAGCAACAGGTCATCAATATTAAAATCAGGAGTAAAAACATTGGAATCATGAGGATTATAATATAATCCATTCTGAAAAGGATGGGTCAGATGTGCTGGAGGACAGCCATTGGGGTCTTTATAGGAAAAGACAGTGAAGTGCTTGGCATTGGGTAAGGATCTGACGACGCCCACTAGAACCCACATATAAAATAAAGTGTTTATTACTTATAACAGGATAAATTTTGATGAGTATAATCAAGGTTGGAATAGATTAAATCCTATCTCTTATTTCTGATTAAACTAGGCATAATCCCTCGATTTCATCTATATATATGACAGGTAGTGTTGCTATATGCCATATCTATTTGGAATATTTTTGCACAAGCCATTAGGGTTGAGAAGTTTCTGTGGCATCTCATTATATCTTTTGTTGGAATATTTGCGAAATGTCTATATGATATGAGGGTCATTTCTGGATATGGTTTCCCCCCTTTATTCCGGATATAGCTAATGATTCTCCCACTCTTGTGCAATTTTTGTCTAAGTCCATTCATTTCTCATCATATCAACATGTGTTTCATTCTCTCTGAAAATGCCTCTATAACTATCCCCACTCCTTTCCAATCATCTGTGTAATGCATTTTTCTCATTTTATTATTGCATGTAATGTTGCTCTTGCAATTCTAAAATGCTAAATATTGTATTGCATTTTCTATTATAAGTATCTACTTTCAAAGTTTTGATTATTGCCATGGGAACCAATGAAAAAGTACAGAGTAAGAGTTTTCTGGATGAAATACATGACAAGAGCTCTTGTGCTATTTGCCAGTGCATTCTAAAAGGATGCAATGGTGGTTTACAGTCGGTGACTTGCAAAAGTAATTCTGCTGCTGAGATCAAAGAGGTATTAGTTGTGTTGATTAACATATTCTTCATCTGGTCTAATGATTGTCTGGTCTGTGAGCCTTTTTACTGGACTTGTTAGAGATCTTGTGGACTATAATAGGCTAATTATTTGCATGCATATATCCACACTGGGATGAGCTGTTATACTTGCCAATCCTTTAAAGTTCTATCATTCTTAATGTAAGGACTATTTTGCAGGATAGACTCAACTAGCTAAGATGAGGTAAGCCAAATATTATCTAGCCACTAAAATATTGCATTACCCAGCATGTGTATGAAGGATTTGTGTCCCTTTTTATGAACACTCACCCATCACATTGTCTGCTTTCTATGAACAATATCAATCTTTAGGTTGCATGAGTTCAAATTTTAATGTTGCCCAAATGATGCAGTAAATGAACATTATGGCATCATGTAGTTTTCTATGGTTGAATATCTCATGCAAGATTTTGTTAGCATTTCTTCAAAATCCATCTGTATATGTTATTTAATCTGTTTTCATTTTGAGTTCCAGGAACAAAAAGTGCTTAATGAGATAGAGTCTCTTATGAAATATCTCATACTGTTCTTTAACAGCTGTCCATTTTTTATTGGATTTTATCTTAGCTTTTGATTTCCTTGCAGTCTCAGCGCAGGGTCTATTCAGCAACATCAGATGCTTTGGTAGGACGAAATAGACTGTTGCATGGTAAAGAACAAGAAGCTGGAAATACTTCCAATGGTGTGAAAGGTAGTCTAGGCATTTCTTTACTTTGTTTTTTTCTAGTTTATGAATAGGGCAACATGGTTTGGATTTTACTGTCAGATCTTATTGCTAGACAAAGAAGAAAGCTGTATTACAAAGCTGTATTACACTTTGGCCCTTTGCTTTGCTTTTCTAAGATAATGACCAAATCTCCCCTGTGGTGGTCAGAAAAGTTTAGCACCACTTTTaactactatccaaaatgtcttgtTATTTGCTGTGAACC
This window harbors:
- the LOC131028538 gene encoding uncharacterized protein LOC131028538, producing the protein MGTNEKVQSKSFLDEIHDKSSCAICQCILKGCNGGLQSVTCKSNSAAEIKESQRRVYSATSDALVGRNRLLHGKEQEAGNTSNGVKEEKESKVLRPDKLHDELDDKTEMKVAVKQLEKAMDPFHMHCTTRGNWWEGSLYY